Proteins co-encoded in one Haloarcula sp. DT43 genomic window:
- a CDS encoding cobalamin-binding protein encodes MRVVTLLPSATETVYALGVEPVGVSHECDYPPAAREKPSVNRSRVDPTASSGEINEQVAAAEEGDGVYAVDRGTLAELDPDLVVTQGVCDVCAVDHVQVAEAVADLGLDAEVLTLDVHSLADLFDSIHRVGAAVGRADRAAELVADLRDRVAAVETTAARAETRPRVAVLDWLDPVMVAGHWVPEMVATAGGTYGMEAAGAHSRPREWAEVCEYDPEVLVAAPCGFDVAQTRENISDLTDRPGFDDLTAVREGRAYVLDGHHYVNRSGPRLVDTLEFLAALVHPTLFETPPPDAAVELGTVRA; translated from the coding sequence ATGCGAGTCGTCACGCTGCTGCCCTCGGCGACGGAAACCGTCTACGCGCTCGGCGTCGAGCCGGTCGGCGTCTCACACGAGTGCGACTACCCGCCGGCGGCCCGCGAGAAGCCGTCGGTCAACCGCTCGCGCGTCGACCCGACGGCATCGAGCGGCGAGATAAACGAGCAGGTCGCGGCCGCCGAGGAGGGCGACGGCGTCTACGCCGTCGACCGCGGGACGCTGGCGGAGCTGGACCCCGACCTCGTCGTCACCCAGGGCGTCTGTGACGTCTGTGCCGTCGACCACGTGCAGGTCGCCGAGGCCGTCGCGGACCTGGGACTGGACGCCGAGGTGCTGACGCTGGACGTCCACAGCCTCGCCGACCTCTTCGACTCCATCCATCGGGTCGGCGCGGCGGTCGGCCGCGCCGACCGCGCCGCGGAACTGGTCGCCGACCTGCGGGACCGCGTCGCGGCGGTCGAGACGACGGCGGCGCGTGCCGAGACGCGACCCCGGGTGGCGGTGCTGGACTGGCTGGACCCGGTGATGGTCGCCGGTCACTGGGTCCCGGAGATGGTCGCGACGGCCGGCGGCACCTACGGGATGGAGGCGGCCGGCGCACACTCCCGGCCGCGCGAGTGGGCCGAAGTCTGCGAGTACGACCCCGAGGTGCTGGTGGCCGCGCCCTGTGGCTTCGACGTGGCACAGACCCGCGAGAACATCAGCGACCTGACCGACCGCCCCGGCTTCGACGACCTGACTGCCGTCCGCGAGGGCCGTGCGTACGTGCTGGACGGCCACCACTACGTCAACCGGTCGGGGCCGCGGCTGGTCGACACGCTGGAGTTCCTGGCGGCGCTCGTCCACCCGACCCTGTTCGAGACGCCGCCGCCGGACGCCGCCGTCGAACTCGGGACCGTCCGGGCCTAG
- a CDS encoding ABC transporter ATP-binding protein, producing MTEPAIRASGLRKRYGDVQALEGLELTVEQGEFFGLLGPNGAGKTTFINTLVGLVHKDGGTAEVFGYDVEDDYREVRDRIGVAPQEFNVDRFFPIIEVLEHKAGYHGIGRAEARTRAEDALQTVGIWDKRDTRFDWLSGGMKRRFVLARALVSNPDLLILDEPTAGVDVQLRHDLWDIINRMNDAGTTILLTTHYIEEAERLCDRVAIMDDGRKVEVATPDDLMARGTDTIVLELAETPRTAPRLDVEGITDVELTDEGLAVTAMGGSQTAPAIMRELEAQGHTVTSLDIRRASLEEVFVDMTRDDREYAEVSA from the coding sequence ATGACTGAACCGGCGATACGCGCCAGCGGATTACGGAAGCGCTACGGCGACGTCCAGGCGCTCGAAGGCCTGGAGCTGACAGTCGAGCAGGGCGAGTTCTTCGGGCTGCTCGGCCCGAACGGGGCCGGCAAGACGACGTTCATCAACACGCTGGTCGGCCTCGTCCACAAGGACGGGGGGACCGCGGAGGTGTTCGGCTACGACGTGGAGGACGACTACCGGGAGGTCCGCGACCGAATCGGCGTCGCGCCACAGGAGTTCAACGTCGACCGCTTTTTCCCCATCATCGAGGTACTGGAACACAAGGCCGGCTACCACGGCATCGGACGTGCCGAGGCCCGGACGCGGGCCGAGGATGCACTGCAGACCGTCGGCATCTGGGACAAGCGCGACACGCGCTTCGACTGGCTCTCCGGCGGGATGAAGCGCCGCTTCGTCCTCGCCCGCGCGCTCGTCTCGAACCCGGACCTGCTCATCCTCGACGAGCCGACGGCGGGGGTCGACGTCCAGCTCCGCCACGACCTCTGGGACATCATCAACCGGATGAACGACGCCGGGACCACAATTTTGCTGACGACCCACTACATCGAGGAGGCCGAGCGGCTCTGTGACCGGGTCGCCATCATGGACGACGGGCGGAAAGTCGAGGTGGCGACACCCGACGACCTGATGGCCCGGGGCACCGACACTATCGTCCTCGAACTCGCCGAGACCCCCCGGACAGCCCCTCGACTCGACGTCGAGGGCATCACCGACGTCGAACTGACCGACGAGGGGCTTGCCGTCACCGCGATGGGCGGGAGCCAGACCGCGCCGGCCATCATGCGCGAACTCGAAGCCCAGGGCCACACCGTCACCTCGCTCGACATCCGTCGCGCGTCGCTCGAAGAGGTGTTCGTCGATATGACCCGCGACGACCGCGAGTACGCGGAGGTGTCGGCATGA
- the ubaA gene encoding SAMP-activating enzyme E1, whose amino-acid sequence MRPDLDPEQLDRYSRHIIMNDVGPEGQAALLDTDVLVVGAGGLGAPVLQYLAAAGIGRLGIVDDDTVERSNLQRQVIHGDDDVGRPKVDSAAEFVTGLNPDVSVDRHELRLARENATDLVADYDIVVDASDNFATRFLVNDACTLSGTPFSHGAIFQFEGQVTTFSGDSPCYRCLFPEAPPEGTVPDCATAGVLGVLPGTIGCMQATEVVKLAMDYGETLEGRLIAYDAAEMAFEEIPVAPNPDCPVCGDDPAIASVTDASYEGRCSLAED is encoded by the coding sequence ATGCGACCGGATCTGGACCCAGAACAGCTCGACCGCTACTCCCGGCACATCATCATGAACGACGTCGGGCCGGAGGGCCAGGCCGCGCTGCTCGACACCGACGTGCTGGTCGTCGGGGCCGGCGGCCTCGGCGCGCCGGTGCTCCAGTACCTCGCGGCCGCGGGTATCGGCCGGCTCGGCATCGTCGACGACGACACCGTCGAGCGGTCGAACCTCCAGCGGCAGGTCATCCACGGCGACGACGACGTGGGGCGGCCGAAGGTCGACAGCGCCGCCGAGTTCGTCACCGGCCTCAACCCTGACGTGAGCGTCGACCGCCACGAACTGCGGCTGGCCCGGGAGAACGCGACCGACCTGGTGGCCGACTACGACATCGTCGTCGACGCCTCCGACAACTTCGCCACGCGCTTTCTGGTCAACGACGCCTGCACGCTCTCGGGCACGCCCTTCTCCCACGGCGCTATCTTCCAGTTCGAGGGACAGGTGACGACGTTCTCCGGCGACAGCCCGTGTTACCGCTGTCTGTTCCCCGAAGCGCCCCCGGAGGGGACCGTTCCCGACTGCGCGACCGCGGGCGTGCTGGGCGTGTTGCCGGGCACTATCGGCTGCATGCAGGCCACCGAAGTCGTCAAGCTCGCCATGGACTACGGCGAGACCCTGGAGGGCCGACTCATCGCCTACGACGCCGCCGAGATGGCCTTCGAGGAAATCCCCGTCGCCCCTAACCCCGACTGCCCGGTGTGTGGCGACGACCCGGCCATCGCCAGCGTCACCGACGCCAGCTACGAGGGCCGCTGTTCGCTCGCCGAGGACTGA
- a CDS encoding DUF5611 family protein, protein MREYKMRRGEHLEDRVPDMEAFVEEYFGEVTDTEDYEGNDLLVVDDPDNPVFERVVAGRVEYGSKKDKLALHIDERPAEEVIAEGNVDAAEDAVAKKNDFLEEATDRDAKARRDSLKRSVEDDADAPDNV, encoded by the coding sequence ATGCGAGAGTACAAGATGCGACGGGGCGAGCATCTCGAAGACCGCGTCCCCGACATGGAAGCGTTCGTCGAGGAGTACTTCGGCGAGGTAACCGATACGGAAGACTACGAAGGCAACGACCTGCTGGTCGTCGACGACCCGGACAACCCCGTGTTCGAGCGGGTCGTCGCGGGCCGCGTCGAGTACGGCTCGAAGAAGGACAAACTCGCGCTACACATCGACGAGCGCCCCGCGGAGGAAGTCATCGCCGAGGGGAACGTTGACGCGGCCGAGGACGCAGTGGCCAAGAAAAACGACTTCCTCGAGGAGGCGACGGACCGCGACGCGAAGGCGCGCCGCGACTCGCTGAAGCGCTCCGTCGAGGACGACGCCGACGCCCCGGACAACGTCTGA
- a CDS encoding carboxypeptidase M32, translating into MATASEDTESTYEQFLDHVRRLHYVQDAGGVLNWDQQVMMPDAGTPARAKQSSAISTLHHELLTDDDLADWLDDLAEADLDAEQAAVVREVRRDHERARKVPADLVERLSEASSNALPVWKEAKAEDDFDAFADTLDELVELRREYAAAIDPDRDPYEVLFEEYEPYLGIDTAEAVLTDLRDALVPLIDDIADSDVTLADPFEGTYDDDTQHGLVETALDTLGYDWDRGRLDTAPHPFSMGTQFDARVTTRFTPDDPLDALGSTIHEFGHATYTLGLPQEEYGTPLGDNRDLSVHESQSRFWENHVGRSEPFWDFFAETANDHLGTDASPQEFYEAANEVYDDNLIRVEADELTYHMHIIVRFEIERDLIRGDLDVADVPEVWNDKMEEYLGVRPDTDAEGCLQDIHWTNGAFGYFPTYTLGSVLAAQLDHHARRDIDGFDDHVRAGEFDPIHDWLTEHVHRHGARYETDDLVREATGESFTADHFLDYVDEKYRALYDC; encoded by the coding sequence ATGGCAACAGCGAGCGAGGACACCGAGTCCACGTACGAGCAGTTCCTCGACCACGTCCGCCGCCTCCACTACGTCCAGGACGCCGGCGGCGTCCTGAACTGGGACCAGCAGGTGATGATGCCCGACGCCGGGACGCCCGCCCGCGCGAAGCAGAGCTCCGCCATCTCGACGCTCCATCACGAACTGCTGACCGACGACGACCTGGCCGACTGGCTCGACGACCTGGCCGAGGCCGACCTCGACGCCGAGCAGGCGGCCGTCGTCCGGGAGGTTCGCCGGGACCACGAGCGGGCGAGGAAGGTCCCCGCCGACCTCGTCGAGCGCCTCTCGGAGGCGTCTTCGAACGCCCTGCCGGTCTGGAAGGAGGCGAAGGCCGAGGATGACTTCGACGCGTTCGCGGACACGCTCGACGAACTCGTGGAACTCCGTCGGGAGTACGCCGCGGCCATCGACCCCGACCGCGACCCCTACGAGGTCCTGTTCGAGGAGTACGAGCCGTACCTCGGCATCGACACCGCCGAAGCGGTGCTGACTGACCTCCGGGACGCGCTCGTGCCGCTCATCGACGACATCGCCGACAGCGACGTGACGCTTGCTGACCCGTTCGAGGGGACCTACGACGACGACACCCAGCACGGCCTCGTCGAGACCGCGCTGGACACGCTGGGCTACGACTGGGACCGCGGTCGACTGGACACCGCGCCCCACCCGTTCTCGATGGGCACGCAGTTCGACGCCCGCGTCACTACCCGGTTCACTCCCGACGACCCGCTGGACGCGCTGGGGTCGACCATCCACGAGTTCGGGCACGCCACCTACACGCTCGGTCTGCCACAGGAAGAGTACGGCACGCCGCTTGGCGACAACCGCGACCTCTCGGTCCACGAGTCCCAGTCGCGCTTCTGGGAGAACCACGTCGGCCGCTCGGAGCCGTTCTGGGACTTCTTCGCCGAGACGGCCAACGACCACCTCGGGACCGATGCGTCGCCCCAGGAGTTCTACGAGGCCGCGAACGAGGTGTACGACGACAACCTCATCCGGGTCGAGGCGGACGAGCTAACGTATCACATGCACATCATCGTCCGCTTCGAAATCGAGCGCGACCTCATCCGCGGGGACCTCGACGTGGCGGACGTGCCGGAAGTCTGGAACGACAAGATGGAGGAGTACCTCGGCGTCCGGCCCGACACCGACGCCGAGGGCTGTCTGCAGGACATCCACTGGACGAACGGCGCGTTCGGCTACTTCCCGACCTACACGCTCGGGTCGGTGCTGGCCGCGCAACTGGACCACCACGCCCGCCGGGACATCGACGGCTTCGACGACCACGTCCGCGCCGGCGAGTTCGACCCCATCCACGACTGGCTCACCGAACACGTCCACCGTCACGGGGCGCGCTACGAGACCGACGACCTCGTTCGAGAGGCCACCGGCGAGTCGTTCACCGCCGACCACTTCCTCGACTACGTCGACGAGAAGTACCGCGCGCTGTACGACTGCTGA
- a CDS encoding ABC transporter permease produces MNPNATQFLTLARREVLRFVRRPYNTFLPPIITNALYFSVFGVILGSRIGEIAGVSYLQFVLPGLVVLGAISDSFENASFTIFHGRWNDYIQAVLTSPMSNRSMVAAYVSASALRGIVTSLLIVGVGLIFTSVPVANPLYLVSFLLVITTLFGGLGVIGGLWASDFDYLTVMNQFILRPLVFFGAVFYSLEVLPAFWRNVSLLNPMVYMVNGVRYGMIGVTEIDPNTSLAVLTGTTVVVLSIDFLLFKRGYGLAE; encoded by the coding sequence ATGAACCCGAACGCGACGCAGTTCCTGACGCTGGCCCGACGGGAGGTCCTGCGGTTCGTCCGCCGTCCGTACAACACCTTCCTCCCGCCGATTATCACGAACGCGCTGTACTTCTCCGTGTTCGGGGTCATCCTCGGGAGCCGAATCGGCGAAATTGCGGGCGTGAGCTACCTCCAGTTCGTCCTGCCCGGACTGGTCGTGCTCGGGGCCATCTCGGACAGCTTCGAGAACGCCTCCTTCACTATCTTCCACGGGCGCTGGAACGACTACATTCAGGCCGTCCTCACCTCACCGATGTCGAACCGAAGCATGGTGGCGGCCTACGTCTCGGCCAGCGCGCTCCGGGGCATCGTCACGTCGCTACTCATCGTCGGGGTCGGGCTGATATTCACGTCTGTCCCCGTCGCCAACCCCCTGTATCTCGTCTCGTTCCTGCTGGTGATTACCACGCTGTTCGGCGGACTCGGCGTCATCGGCGGCCTCTGGGCGAGCGACTTCGACTACCTCACGGTGATGAACCAGTTCATCCTCCGGCCGCTGGTGTTTTTCGGCGCGGTGTTCTACTCGCTGGAAGTTCTGCCGGCGTTCTGGCGGAACGTCTCACTGCTCAACCCCATGGTATACATGGTGAACGGCGTCCGCTACGGCATGATAGGCGTCACGGAAATCGACCCGAACACGTCGCTGGCCGTCCTGACCGGGACGACCGTGGTCGTGCTGTCTATCGACTTCCTGCTGTTCAAGCGCGGCTACGGGCTCGCCGAATAG
- a CDS encoding PINc/VapC family ATPase has translation MEIVPDTSVVIDGRVSDQVEADADPDTDVDGMGFAGATVVVPEAVVGELEAQANDGRETGWEGLEELQTLVDLAEDGLIDVEYVGRRPDAIEKREAGEGQIDALIRDIAGDRDATLVTSDDVQAQVARAKGLAVEFVEPIKRTVDRLQIENFFDEGTMSVHLKVGVEPYAKKGSIGDMHYQPIREDVATEAELREYAADIEESARASPDGFLELDEPGMTITQFRDYRIAIARPPFSDALEITAVRPIVKTDLDDYEYADELRDRFTEHQRGVLISGSPGAGKSTFAQAVGEFLVDADYAVKTMEKPRDLQVGPNITQYTELGGSMEKTADSLLMVRPDYTIYDEVRKTDDFEVFADMRLAGVGMVGVVHATRAIDALQRLIGRVELGLIPQIVDTVVYIEAGEVHTVYDVSTEVKVPQGLMEEDLARPVIMVKDFETGRPEFEIYTFNRQVVTVPLNDDEDQPDSGVDRLAKQEVEREIRSIARGHVEVELRGPNTAVVWVEDDDISQVIGKGGGRISDVENRLGIDIDVRTFEERPSGPSGGPQTESGGKQGEIVQPEVTSRHVIVPLDGHAGDTVELQADGEYLFTATVSRGGEIQVSRGSGIAEELERAIDRGSTITVVPS, from the coding sequence ATGGAAATCGTACCGGACACGAGCGTGGTCATCGACGGCCGCGTGTCCGACCAGGTGGAGGCCGATGCCGACCCCGACACCGACGTCGACGGCATGGGCTTTGCCGGCGCGACGGTCGTCGTTCCCGAGGCCGTCGTCGGCGAACTCGAAGCACAGGCGAACGACGGCCGCGAGACGGGCTGGGAGGGCCTCGAAGAGCTCCAGACGCTCGTCGACCTGGCCGAGGACGGCCTCATCGACGTGGAGTACGTCGGCCGGCGACCCGACGCCATCGAGAAGCGGGAGGCCGGCGAGGGGCAAATCGACGCGCTCATCCGGGACATCGCCGGCGACCGCGACGCCACGCTCGTGACCAGCGACGACGTACAGGCCCAAGTGGCCCGCGCGAAGGGGCTCGCGGTGGAGTTCGTCGAGCCGATAAAGCGGACGGTCGACCGGCTCCAGATAGAGAACTTCTTCGACGAGGGGACGATGAGCGTCCACCTCAAGGTCGGCGTCGAGCCCTACGCCAAGAAGGGCTCTATCGGCGACATGCACTACCAGCCCATCCGCGAGGACGTCGCCACAGAGGCGGAACTCCGGGAGTACGCCGCCGACATCGAGGAGAGCGCGCGCGCCTCGCCGGACGGCTTCCTCGAACTCGACGAGCCCGGCATGACCATCACCCAGTTCCGTGACTACCGAATCGCCATCGCGCGGCCGCCCTTTTCGGACGCGCTCGAAATCACGGCCGTCCGGCCCATCGTCAAGACCGACCTGGACGACTACGAGTACGCCGACGAGCTCCGGGACCGCTTCACCGAGCACCAGCGCGGCGTCCTCATCTCCGGGTCGCCCGGGGCCGGGAAGTCCACCTTCGCCCAGGCCGTCGGCGAGTTCCTCGTCGACGCCGACTACGCCGTCAAGACGATGGAGAAACCGCGGGACCTCCAGGTCGGGCCGAACATCACCCAGTACACCGAGCTCGGCGGGTCGATGGAGAAGACGGCCGACTCCCTGCTGATGGTCCGGCCGGACTACACCATCTACGACGAGGTGCGCAAGACCGACGACTTCGAGGTGTTCGCCGACATGCGACTGGCCGGCGTCGGCATGGTCGGCGTCGTCCACGCGACCCGCGCCATCGACGCGCTCCAGCGCCTCATCGGCCGCGTCGAACTCGGCCTCATCCCGCAAATCGTCGACACCGTCGTCTACATCGAGGCCGGCGAGGTCCACACCGTCTACGACGTCTCGACCGAGGTCAAGGTCCCGCAGGGCCTGATGGAGGAGGACCTCGCGCGACCGGTCATCATGGTCAAGGACTTCGAGACCGGCCGCCCGGAGTTCGAGATATACACCTTCAACCGCCAGGTCGTCACGGTGCCGCTGAACGACGACGAGGACCAGCCCGACTCCGGCGTCGACCGCCTCGCCAAGCAGGAGGTCGAACGCGAGATTCGCTCCATCGCACGGGGCCACGTCGAGGTCGAACTGCGCGGGCCCAACACCGCCGTCGTCTGGGTCGAGGACGACGACATCTCACAGGTCATCGGCAAGGGCGGGGGCCGCATCTCCGACGTGGAGAACCGCCTCGGCATCGATATCGACGTGCGCACCTTCGAGGAGCGACCGTCCGGGCCGTCGGGCGGTCCCCAGACCGAATCCGGCGGCAAGCAGGGCGAAATCGTCCAGCCGGAAGTCACCTCACGGCACGTCATCGTCCCGCTGGACGGCCACGCCGGCGACACCGTCGAACTGCAGGCCGACGGCGAGTACCTCTTTACCGCGACGGTCTCCCGTGGCGGCGAGATTCAGGTCTCGCGCGGGTCCGGCATCGCCGAGGAACTGGAGCGGGCCATCGACCGCGGCAGCACGATTACCGTCGTGCCGTCGTAG
- a CDS encoding DUF5658 family protein translates to MSRPDHAPHPFSVRLQKPGYVELVFSLVLVWGFGDALSTLFAAQFAGPGLEANPWIRTLLVHEPLLVIALKMAVVLYVGVVLLECRDVVERVPLWRAWLLCVVAVGAVVVLGNTYVGLAAAA, encoded by the coding sequence ATGTCTCGTCCCGACCACGCACCCCATCCCTTTTCGGTCCGCCTCCAGAAGCCCGGCTACGTCGAACTGGTGTTCTCGCTGGTGCTCGTCTGGGGCTTCGGCGACGCGCTGTCGACGCTGTTCGCCGCGCAGTTCGCCGGGCCGGGCCTGGAGGCCAACCCGTGGATACGGACGCTGCTCGTCCACGAGCCGCTGCTCGTGATTGCGCTGAAGATGGCGGTCGTCCTCTACGTCGGCGTCGTCTTACTGGAGTGTCGTGACGTGGTCGAGCGGGTCCCGCTGTGGCGGGCCTGGCTCCTCTGTGTCGTCGCCGTCGGCGCGGTCGTCGTCCTCGGGAACACCTACGTCGGTCTGGCCGCGGCCGCCTAG
- a CDS encoding methyl-accepting chemotaxis protein — protein sequence MAERPVESVADETGIDDDIDADIEDDIAEDIDTEAGYSHDAASEIQTMLAEVEDSSVGIAEETDDIREQAAEQYEGITEIANEVSNLSASVEQIASSSEEVSAASREAKELAERGQGNADDVHEAMENIQQAADSVAADVKTIQQSVQEIDEIVDVINDIADQTNMLALNASIEAARAGEAGEGFAVVADEVKSLAEESQEQATTIEEMIDGIQEDTQNAVQSLEESNDEIDEGIDTVEESTEILEEIDDTVREVNNGIEEVATATDQQAASTEEVASMIDQSTEAAQEIADSTADIANRSNEQTDLLGDINQAIDDLVADLERNS from the coding sequence ATGGCAGAGAGACCTGTCGAGAGTGTCGCAGACGAAACAGGTATCGACGACGATATCGACGCGGACATCGAGGACGACATCGCTGAGGATATCGACACGGAGGCCGGCTACAGCCACGACGCGGCCAGCGAGATTCAGACGATGCTGGCCGAAGTGGAGGACTCGTCGGTCGGCATCGCCGAGGAGACCGACGACATCCGCGAGCAGGCCGCCGAGCAGTACGAGGGGATAACCGAAATCGCCAACGAGGTGTCGAACCTCTCGGCGTCGGTCGAACAGATAGCCTCCTCGTCCGAGGAGGTGTCCGCGGCCTCCCGCGAGGCGAAGGAACTGGCCGAGCGCGGGCAGGGCAACGCCGACGACGTTCACGAGGCCATGGAGAACATCCAGCAGGCCGCCGACAGCGTCGCGGCGGACGTCAAGACGATACAGCAGAGCGTCCAGGAAATCGACGAAATCGTCGACGTCATCAACGACATCGCGGACCAGACGAACATGCTCGCGCTGAACGCCTCCATCGAGGCCGCGCGGGCGGGCGAAGCGGGCGAAGGGTTCGCCGTCGTCGCAGACGAGGTCAAGAGCCTCGCCGAGGAGTCCCAGGAACAGGCGACGACCATCGAGGAGATGATAGACGGCATCCAGGAGGACACGCAAAACGCCGTCCAAAGCCTCGAAGAGAGCAACGACGAGATAGACGAGGGCATCGACACCGTCGAGGAGTCGACGGAAATCCTCGAAGAGATAGACGACACCGTCCGTGAGGTCAACAACGGCATCGAGGAGGTCGCCACGGCCACAGACCAGCAGGCCGCCTCCACGGAGGAAGTGGCCAGCATGATAGACCAGTCCACGGAAGCCGCCCAGGAGATAGCCGACAGCACGGCCGACATCGCCAACCGCTCCAACGAGCAGACGGACCTGCTGGGCGACATCAATCAGGCGATAGACGACCTCGTGGCGGACCTCGAACGCAACAGCTGA
- a CDS encoding M20 family metallopeptidase yields METLPSLTRALVSIPSHDDDAAAGDFVESWLRDHTDARVARDDHGNVIARKGRGDASLALVGHHDVVPPDESQIDADGEYVVEERDGRLYGRGTADMKGCVAAAMLAFRDADPAGELVFASFVGEEQGGLGCQAAIEAGFAPDYAVVGEGSTGYSAGGVTDVAVAHKGRRGSTLVAEGAAAHASEPDAGANAIYRATDAVDVVRDLDFPETTVLGHELSGSVAVTEIDGGSAWNVIPERCEVTVDERTVPGERAPLARAEAVDGVTWRVDQDLPPMACGDADFADAVLDAATGAQDGAPEHVVKPHATDAGWLAGAGTDCVVVGAAEPGEAHTADESVSLAVLERCREIYERVAERWPPA; encoded by the coding sequence ATGGAGACGCTGCCGTCGCTGACTCGCGCCCTCGTTTCGATTCCGAGCCACGACGACGACGCGGCCGCCGGCGACTTCGTCGAATCGTGGCTCCGGGACCACACCGACGCGCGAGTCGCCCGCGACGACCACGGGAACGTCATCGCTCGCAAAGGGCGGGGAGACGCGTCGCTCGCCCTCGTCGGCCACCACGACGTGGTGCCCCCGGACGAGTCGCAGATTGACGCCGACGGCGAGTACGTCGTCGAGGAACGCGACGGTCGCCTCTACGGCCGCGGCACGGCCGACATGAAAGGCTGTGTCGCCGCGGCGATGCTGGCCTTCCGGGACGCCGACCCCGCCGGCGAACTGGTCTTCGCCTCCTTCGTCGGGGAGGAGCAGGGCGGACTGGGCTGTCAGGCGGCCATCGAGGCCGGGTTCGCGCCTGACTACGCCGTCGTCGGCGAGGGGTCGACCGGCTACTCCGCCGGCGGCGTCACCGACGTGGCCGTCGCGCACAAGGGCCGGCGCGGGTCGACGCTGGTCGCCGAGGGCGCGGCGGCCCACGCGAGCGAACCCGACGCCGGCGCGAACGCCATCTACCGCGCCACCGACGCCGTCGACGTGGTCCGTGACCTCGACTTTCCCGAGACGACCGTGCTGGGACACGAGCTGAGCGGGAGCGTCGCCGTCACGGAAATCGACGGCGGCTCGGCCTGGAACGTCATCCCCGAGCGATGCGAGGTCACAGTCGACGAGCGGACGGTCCCCGGAGAGCGCGCGCCGCTTGCCCGCGCCGAGGCCGTCGACGGCGTCACCTGGCGCGTCGACCAGGACCTCCCGCCGATGGCCTGTGGCGACGCCGACTTCGCCGACGCGGTGCTGGACGCCGCTACCGGAGCGCAGGACGGCGCGCCCGAACACGTGGTCAAGCCCCACGCGACCGACGCCGGCTGGCTCGCGGGGGCGGGCACCGACTGCGTCGTCGTGGGCGCGGCCGAACCGGGCGAGGCACACACCGCCGACGAGAGCGTCTCGCTCGCCGTGCTGGAGCGCTGTCGCGAGATCTACGAGCGCGTCGCCGAACGGTGGCCCCCGGCGTGA
- a CDS encoding RNA-binding protein, whose translation MEVKSRHHLRSDEVDTITTALSENLGVELDADSFEKVEFDDSDWDVVLVDGDPLVLYLDGEPFLTVQGANQHPPEKHIVTVDAGAVSFVSDGADIMRPGITEADADISEGDLVVINEESHGKFLAVGRAQTDGDDMVGDSGKVVKSLHHVGDDLFEFSV comes from the coding sequence ATGGAAGTCAAGTCCCGACACCACCTCCGCTCGGACGAGGTCGACACCATCACGACGGCGCTGTCGGAGAACCTCGGTGTCGAACTCGACGCGGACAGCTTCGAAAAGGTCGAGTTCGACGACAGCGACTGGGACGTCGTCCTCGTCGACGGCGACCCGCTCGTGCTCTACCTCGATGGTGAGCCGTTCCTCACAGTACAGGGAGCCAACCAGCACCCGCCCGAGAAACACATCGTCACCGTCGACGCCGGGGCCGTCTCCTTCGTCTCGGACGGCGCGGACATCATGCGGCCGGGCATCACCGAGGCCGACGCCGACATCAGCGAGGGCGACCTCGTCGTAATCAACGAGGAGTCCCACGGGAAGTTCCTGGCCGTGGGCCGCGCACAGACCGACGGCGACGACATGGTCGGCGACAGCGGGAAGGTCGTCAAGTCGCTGCACCACGTCGGCGACGACCTCTTCGAGTTCTCGGTGTAG
- a CDS encoding cell division protein SepF: MGLMSKILGESGSSRNTEDYVELDANEFEMAGTELERQVRIARISDKQDVIEIKDAVYDGDVVVADITRHSTQDRTMEHISDELKQVANEVGGDIVQKDDDQLIITPAGVGIARERLGR, encoded by the coding sequence ATGGGACTGATGAGCAAGATTCTCGGGGAGTCTGGGTCCTCTCGGAACACCGAGGATTACGTCGAACTAGACGCGAACGAATTCGAGATGGCCGGGACGGAACTCGAACGCCAGGTCCGTATCGCCCGTATCAGCGACAAACAGGACGTCATCGAAATCAAGGACGCCGTCTACGACGGCGACGTGGTCGTCGCGGACATCACGCGCCACTCGACGCAGGACCGGACGATGGAACACATCAGCGACGAACTCAAGCAGGTCGCCAACGAGGTCGGCGGCGACATCGTCCAGAAGGACGACGACCAGCTCATCATCACGCCGGCTGGCGTCGGCATCGCCCGGGAACGCCTCGGTCGGTAA